The following coding sequences lie in one bacterium genomic window:
- a CDS encoding molybdopterin molybdotransferase MoeA: MAWISPEEAWRWLAEGLGPQAPETVSRRRAAGRVLAAPVRATVDLPPCDMSAMDGYAVSEPVTAGSSLPVTATIAAGDGPGHILTAGSAVRIMTGAPVPAGSEAVVPVEQTDAGETTVTFSAASQSGAHIRQHGEVVRAGDEILSTGTPVTATVLGLLAAHGTAEIEVYGVPRVATLSTGDEILPPEEEPGPGQLRDTHADFLLAAGRTLHLEFQALGIARDNEADLARHIEQGLEHDVLLISGGVSKGIFDLVEDVLARYGCRTLFDAVAVQPGKPLVAARHENGWVFGLPGNPASAIVCFHLFVRPFLRTMLGFEDGYWHGALRAQLAAPLPGARKRDRFVSASVRTEDGRILVTPHSPQGSHDVIAYGHGSALVRITAHSEPTAPGESCEVLLLPG, encoded by the coding sequence ATGGCCTGGATCTCGCCGGAAGAAGCGTGGCGTTGGCTGGCCGAGGGGCTGGGCCCTCAGGCTCCCGAAACGGTGTCTCGTCGCCGAGCGGCCGGGCGGGTGCTGGCGGCTCCCGTCCGTGCGACCGTCGACCTGCCGCCCTGCGACATGTCTGCGATGGACGGCTACGCCGTCTCCGAGCCGGTGACCGCAGGAAGCAGTCTGCCGGTTACCGCGACGATCGCAGCCGGGGACGGCCCCGGCCACATTCTGACCGCCGGCTCAGCGGTCCGCATCATGACCGGAGCCCCGGTTCCCGCAGGCAGCGAGGCCGTCGTTCCGGTCGAGCAGACCGATGCCGGCGAAACGACCGTGACCTTCTCGGCGGCCTCCCAAAGCGGCGCCCACATCCGCCAGCACGGCGAGGTCGTCCGTGCCGGCGACGAGATTCTCAGCACCGGCACACCGGTGACGGCCACGGTTCTCGGTCTCCTCGCGGCCCATGGCACCGCGGAGATCGAAGTCTACGGCGTGCCCCGGGTCGCGACCTTGAGTACGGGCGACGAAATCCTACCGCCCGAGGAAGAACCGGGCCCCGGACAGCTTCGAGACACCCACGCGGATTTCCTGCTGGCCGCTGGCAGGACTCTGCATCTCGAGTTCCAGGCACTGGGGATCGCACGTGACAATGAGGCGGACCTCGCCCGACATATCGAGCAAGGTCTCGAACATGACGTGCTTCTGATCTCCGGGGGAGTGTCCAAAGGCATCTTCGATCTGGTCGAGGACGTCCTCGCCCGATATGGTTGCAGAACTCTCTTTGACGCCGTCGCGGTCCAACCGGGCAAGCCGCTGGTTGCCGCGCGCCACGAGAATGGATGGGTCTTCGGTCTTCCCGGGAATCCGGCTTCGGCCATCGTCTGCTTTCACCTCTTCGTACGGCCGTTCTTGCGCACGATGCTGGGATTCGAAGACGGCTACTGGCACGGGGCGTTGCGGGCCCAGCTCGCGGCGCCGCTGCCCGGGGCCCGTAAGCGCGATCGCTTCGTGAGCGCCTCAGTACGGACCGAGGACGGCCGCATCCTGGTCACGCCGCACTCGCCCCAAGGCTCCCACGACGTTATCGCCTACGGCCACGGCTCGGCGCTCGTGCGCATCACGGCCCACTCCGAGCCGACCGCGCCCGGCGAGAGCTGCGAAGTTCTTCTCCTACCCGGCTGA